DNA from Marinagarivorans cellulosilyticus:
TTTTTGTTGCGCATCGAATTCGTTATTTATGTCGCAAGCTATGTGGTGAGCGCCAGCAAGCGGTGTGTTGCGGTTGCATATCCACAAGTCGTGACCGTGGCGAACCAGCTGTTGGCTAGAGCTTAAGCTGATGTTGCCGGTGCCGCCGATAAACAGAATTTTCATCTACTTTTCCCTCTGTGGTAGTCGCTTTAGGTATTTTGATAAGGGCGACCGAGTAAGCATTGCAGGAATATAGCGGCAGGCTAGAGATTTGGACGCCTAATAGCAAGTGCAAGGCTTGAACTTTAAAGGCGCAACTGTGAAAATAGGGGATTCGCCAGATGGCGGGCAAAGGCTGGCCAACCTCAGCATCACTTTGTCCAAGGGTACCAACGGGGTACCCCAACCATCCGAAGTGCGGGAGCCTTCCATCCCTTAGGCTCCGCCCAGCTCGCAGCGGCTATCAGTCGGTGTTTATCTTAGTGCTGGGTGCTACTTCATCTCATCGTTTGCGCCTACTAACTTGCTCGCTTTGCGTGGCGATGATAACCGTTTTAGTGAATACCTTTTATGGGTATTCTCTTATTGAGAGGAATTTTAAGGTGGAACAATTATCCGGCGGCGATATGCTGCTGCGTGCTTTAGCTGACGAAGGCGTGGAGTGTATTTTTGGCTACCCAGGTGGTGCCGCACTGCATATTTACGATGCAATTTTTAGGCAGCAGTTAGTGCGTCACGTTTTGGTACGCCACGAACAAGCGGCTACCCATGCAGCTGATGCCTATTCGCGCTCGACTGGCCGTACCGGTGTGGCGCTGGTCACTTCTGGGCCTGGTGCGACCAATGCCATTACTGGTATTGCAACTGCGTACATGGACTCCATTCCAATGGTTGTGATTTCTGGCCAGGTGGTTAGCGAGAAAATTGGTGAAGATGCTTTCCAAGAAACCGATATGGTCGGCATTTCCCGCCCAATTGTTAAGCACAGCTTCCTAGTCAAAGATGCAGCTAAAATCCCAGAGATTATCAAAAAAGCGTTTTATTTGGCGTCTACTGGGCGCCCGGGGCCTGTGGTTGTAGATATCCCTAAAGATATGACAGCACCAGACAAGCTCTTTGATTACGCTTACCCCGAAAAAGTGCGAATGCGTTCGTACAACCCAGCAACGCGCGGCCATGCGGGTCAAATCAAAAAAGCTATGCAGTTAATGCTAGCGGCTAAGCGCCCCATTATTTATGCCGGCGGTGGTGTGGTTCAAGGTAATGGTAGCGCGCAGCTTACTTCGCTTGCGCAAGAGTTAAATGTTCCTGTTACAAATACCTTGATGGGCTTAGGTGCTTACCCTGGTAATGATAAGCAGTTTCTTGGGATGCTTGGCATGCATGGCACTGTGGAGGCTAACTTTGCTATGCACAATGCGGATGTTATTTTCGCCATTGGTGCACGCTTTGATGATCGCGTTACCAATTCACCAGACAAATTCTGCCCCGATGCCAAAATTGTCCATGTTGATATCGACCCGGCCTCTATCTCTAAAACCGTTCAGGCCGATGTGCCTATCGTGGGTCCTGTAGATAGCGTACTAAACGATATGCTGCAGGTACTTGCTGAGCTTGATGAAGCCATTGACCCTGATGCGCTTGCGGCATGGTGGTCTAGCATTAATGACTGGCGTGAAAAGCATGGCATCAATACCAAGCCACGTTACGACACATCAGGCGAAGCCATTATGCCGCAAGAGGTGGTAAGTGCGCTTTATGAGGTAACCGAAGGCGAGGCCTATGTCACCACTGATGTTGGTCAGCATCAAATGTTCGCTGCGCAATACTATCCCTTCAAATACCCGCGCCGTTGGATTACCTCTGGTGGCTTGGGCACTATGGGCTTTGGTTTGCCAGCAGCAATGGGTGTGCAGTACGCCTTTCCTGATGCGGCAGTTGCCTGCATTACCGGTGAGGGCAGTATCCAGATGTGTATTCAAGAGCTAAGCGCATGCACGCAGTACCACTTACCGGTAAAGATAATCTGCATTAATAATCAGTCGTTAGGCATGGTTAAGCAATGGCAGGACATGCAATACAGCGGTCGCCATTCAGAAAGCTTATATGAAGATTCATTACCCGATTTTATTAAGTTGGCAGAGGCTTATGGCCATGTGGGCGTGCGTATTACCAAGCGCGAAGAGCTAAAAGAAAAGCTAGCTGAAGTTTTCGCCATGAAAGATCGCACAGTGTTTGTCGATATTATGGTCGACCCAAAAGAGCATGTTTATCCTATGTTAATTCCGGCAGGTGGTTCAGTCGGTGCGAATGGTTCTATGCGCGATATGTTGTTAAGCAAAACGGAGCGTACCTAATGAAACGTATTATTTCAGTTTTAGTTGAAAACGAACCGGGCGCGCTTTCACGTGTTGTGGGGTTGTTTTCGCAGCGCGGTTACAACATTGAAACCTTAACGGTGGCACCGACAGAGGATGAGACCTTATCGCGCTTAACGCTAACGACAATTGGTGATGATCATATTATTGAGCAGATCACCAAGCACCTCAATAAGTTAGTCGACGTGGTTAAGCTTGTTGATCTAACAGAGGGTGCGCATATCGAGCGTGAATTAATGCTTATTAAGGTGCGTGCAACCGGTGCTCAGCGTGCAGAAGTGAAGCGTTGCGTTGATATTTTCCGCGGTCAAATCGTTGACGTTACGGCTTCTGTGTACACCATTCAAATTGTGGGTAATAGTGAAAAACTAGACGCCTTTTTTCAAGCGGTCGGTGAAGCTTCGATCTTAGAGGTCGTGCGCTCTGGTGTGACCGGTATTGCTCGTGGCGAAAAGGTTTTGAGCTTGTAGCTACGCATTGCAGCTAAGGGCCGGCTTTTTAGCCGGTTTTTTTGTATCTAGGGTACGGTAGGGCTCACCCGCCACTTTGTTTAATGGCGCTGGAGGTGGTCTGTTTCGAAAAGTTGAGTGTAATAAAGATATGTTAGTGTTGCAGCTAAAAAAGACTTTCACGCAGGTGGCGTTTCAAACTATTTTACTGTCGGTTACGTTAGCGAGGGCCATAATGACAATATCGTTTCCCATTAAATTTTTTCTGCATTGTATTTTTTGTTGGCTTGGTTTTCTCAGTATTGCCGGTGCGCACGCAGATTCTGCTAATGCTAATGCTAATGCTAATGCTAATGCTAAGGATAAGGAATCCCCTTGGCTGGCCACCCCCTTAATTTCGGTAGATCCTAAGCTAGGTGCTTCTGTTGGGGCTATGGCGAGCTATTTATTTAAGGTAGACCAAAAATCTCCTACCTCAATGGTGGGGACTATGGGTACGTATAGCGACAGCGATTCAATGATATATGGGGCATTTTCTCGGATTTATTTTGGTGAAGATCATCATCGAATTATCGCAGGCGTATTTGGCGGAGAAATAAACAATGAATACGATGATTTTTTAGGTACGGGCTGGCCTTTGCAAACTCAGGATAATTTACTCGGAATTTTTGCTAGGTACAGTTACCGCATAACTGATAATTGGTTTGTTGGTGCACTAGGGGTTTCGGCTAATTACGCTGTTACCGGTAGCGATAAAATAACGGAAGGTATTCTAGAGCTTATTGGGCTAACGGGTTTTGATAGCAACGGCATTGGTTTTATTGCCGAGCGAGACACTCGAGATAATCAAAACTCAGCATCGAAAGGCTCGTTGTTTAGTGTGCAAAATTTGGCCTACCGGAAAAGCCTTGGTGGTGATGTGAGCTTCGACACCTATCAGATTAAGTTTAGCCAGTATTTACAGTTATCCGATCGCCACGTATTGGCTTATCGTTACGATAGTCGTTTAACGCATAACGCGCCTGTTTCGGGGTATTCTTCTGTCGACCTAAGAGGGTACACACGCGGTGAATACTTGGCCCCTCACTCAATGACTTTTGAAGTAGAGGATCGTATGTCATTAAAGGGCCGGTGGGGAGCTGCGTTCTTTTTAGGCGCTGCCACGTTATATGATGACGTAAGCGATATGGGTAGCGCTAGCAACTGGTATCCTGCTGTTGGTGGCGGTATAAATTATTTAATTAAACCACAAGAAAAAATGTTGGTCAGGGCCGATTTGGCATGGGCAAAAGGTGGTAAGTACGGCGCATATTTACAGTTTGGAACAGCCTTTTAATGAAAACGGTAATGAGTAAGAGAGTTAAAGTTTTTGTTGTTACTTTGTTGCTGAGTGGTTGCGCTAGTTTTGGTGTTTCTAAATACGCTCAAATGTATGGACTTGCCAAGCCTGTTAATAGGGTTGTGGCGCAAACAAAGCCTGACGAGGTTGATTATTGGCGCGATATAAAGCCTATACTGGATAACCGCTGCGTTGTGTGCCATGCGTGCTACGACGCGCCTTGCCAATTAAAGTTGACTGCAATAGAAGGGATAGAGCGCGGTGCAAGTCACGACAGCGTGTATCACTTGAGTCGTCCCTTCCCTGCCGAGCCTTCTCGCTTATTTATTGATGCACAAAGTGTTGAGCAGTGGCGTAATAAAAATTTTTTCCCAGTGTTAAATGAGCATGAGCAAACCGTTATGGCTAATGTGAATGCGGGGGTTATGTATCAAACATTATCTTTAAAGCAAAAAAATCCATTGCCTGCGACTACGCAACTCCCCGATTCTTTTACCCTTGGTACCGCCCGTAAAAATCACTGCCCCAAAATAGAGGACTTTGAAAAGTATGCAGACAATAACCCACTTTGGGGAATGCCCTACGGGTTGCCGGCAATAGCTCCTAGTGAAAACAAGCTGTTAATGGCATGGTTGGCGCAAGGCGCAACTTACACAGCTAGAACAGAAATATCAAAAAATATTGAACGAAAAGTTCTTAAGTGGGAACGTTTTTTTAATCAAACTTCACTTAAAACGCAATTGATGAGTCGTTATTTGTATGAGCATTTATTTCTAGCGAGTTTATATTTTGAAGATGACGCTGATAGCAATGCGCAGTTTTTCAATGTTGTGCGCTCTAGAACGCCGCCAGGGGAGGCGATTGATATTATTGCAACGCGTCGACCGTATGATGCACCTGGCGTGGAAAAATTCTACTATCGTTTAATGCCGGTTTTAGAAACGCCAGTGTTAAAGACGCACATGCCTTACGCTTTGAGCTATAGTCGAATGGAAAAGTGGAAAGCGTGGTTTCTAAAGGAGCAATACTCAGTTGATAAGCTGCCAAGTTATTTACCTGAGGAAGCTGGCAATCCTTTTTTAACATTCGCTGCAATACCATCCAAATCAAGATACCGTTTTTTATTGGATGAAGCGAAATTTACCATAGGCAACTTCATTAAGGGGCCTGTGTGTCGTGGGCAAGTCGCTGTAAATGTTATTAGGGATCATTTTTGGGTCGTTTTTGTTGACCCTGATGTTAGTGAAATCAAGGGGTACGATAGTTTTCTGGCTGAAAACTATCAGGATTTTAAAATGCCTAATACCGAAGGTAACGTTTATTTGCCAATGACAACTTGGGGGAAGTACGCCGATAAACAGTTAGCTTACCTAGAAAAGCGTGACCAATTCTTGAGTGAAATAGCGCCTGAGCTTGTAAAGCGGGATATGAAATTAATTTGGGATGGTGACGGCCAAAATCCAAATGCTGGGCTAACTATTTATCGCCATTTTGATAACGCTTCTGTGGAGAATGGCTTGCTTGGTGGACAGCCCAAAACAGCATGGCTTATTGGATATGGTCTGTTGGAACGTATCTATTACCTATTAGCGGCAGGCTATGATGTTTATGGCAATGTGGGGCATCAATTTATATCGCGTGTTTATATGGACTTCCTGAGGATGGAAGGCGAAACCAACTTCCTCTATTTTTTGCCTCAAGAAGCAAGAATTAAAGAGCGAGAGGATTGGTATCAGGGGGCAGAGGCTCGCGCGCATAGGTACTTACGCTTCCCTTCACTTGAAGAGTTAAATACTTCGGTTATACCGTACCAAACCACAGACCCTAAGGCTGAATTATTACGTCAAATCGAGGCTAGAGTAAAACCGGCTATTGATAGTGGAAGCACGTTGTTGGTTACCAATGTCGATTCGGGGCCTCTTGTGGGCCTTAAAGAATGGCGTGGAGAAGCTATAGCCATATTGCCTGAATTCAGCATTGTTGAAGTTAAAAGTTCCGGTGGTTCAGAATATTATTCAATACTTAAAAATAGCGGCCATAAAAATGTTTCTTCCATGTTTAACGAGGAAGCTAATTTATCCCCTAGTGAAAATAGCCTTTCAGTTTTAAAAGGTATTGCTGGTAGCTACCCAAATGCGTTCTATCGAGTTGATGTGGACGTATTGGATAAGTTCTCTTTGCAGTTAAGCCGTGTTAGAAGTGAGCTTGATTATAAAATATTAAAAGATCAGTTCGGCGTACGACGAACATCTAAAGGCTTTTGGGCTTACAGTGATAGGCTGCACGCGAATTATAAGGCGCGCGCTCCGATTGATGCGGCAATATTAGACTTTAACCGACTGGAAAATAGATAATGGTTTTTGGTAGGCGCTTATTTGCTACGCTATTACGCAGCATGCAATTTACATTAGTTGGCGTTGCTTGCAGTGCTTGTGCGTTATTTGGTGGGCTGTCATCTCGTTCTGTAGAGCAGGTCGTATATTATGTGACGACAAGAGCTGTGGCTTTAGAGCCTGATAATAAAGAGTATTACGGGTCCTTGCGCGGTAGTCTTGAGGTGGGGGCGGTGAGTGTAAGATTACCCCCAGATGATAACCCTAATTCATTTGCAAAAACGTTTAATTACAACTGGGCCGATTCACTGTTTTTAAGTAAAAACAAAATTCCAAAAATAAATTTACCTAAAAGCGAAAAGCTTGAGTGGGTAGCACCTTTGACGAAAGAGGGTTTGTTTGAAAAAATCAATCAAGCGATGGTTCATCAAACTGAAAAGCGGTTGCTAGTCTATATTCATGGATTCAAGCGTAGTTTTGGTAAAAATGTAGAATCCGGTGCGCGTCTGGCCTACGAAACAGCATACCCCGGGCCAACGGTGGTGTTTTCGTGGCCGTCGACAAATTCAATTTCTGGTTATACCGCTGATAGGGGGAATGCGGAATGGTCTACGCCCTACTTAACTAGAACCCTCCTGGCTTTACACCAAAAATTTCCTTATTACAAAATTGATTTAGTGGCGCACAGCATGGGTAATCGGGTATTAGTCGATGCTTTACTAGAGTTTCAAGAATTACAGCCTTTGGCAACTATTTGGCCTTTTTCACAGGTTGTGTTGTTGGCTCCCGATATTGACCGCAGTATTTTTATCGAAAACTATGCTGCCAAATTAGCTGCGCTTAATTCTAAATTAACAATTTATGTTTCAGCAGAAGATTTCCCATTAATGGCATCGGGTAGCTTTAATGCTTATCCTCGCTTGGGAGATGCACGTTCGGGGGTTCCTATTGCTGAAGGTATAGAAACCATTGATGTTAGTCATGCGATTACGATGGCATCGGGGCATGCTTATTATCGAAAAAGTCATGAGGTATCTCATGATCTTTATTTGTTACTGAATAAAAACTTACCGGCAAGCGAGCGAGAAACCCTCAAAAAAGCTGTTAATGAGCAGGGTGAATACTGGGACTTACTTGCAGAGCCTGCTATAGGTGCCCAATAGTCCAACTATTATGCTTAGGCGGCTAGACTATTGGAACCGCGGTGCTATTGCGCTAGAGCATCGCGTTGTAGTGCGATTAGATCGTTAATACCTTTTTTACCTAGCGCTAGCATCGCTTGGAATTCGTCTTCGGTGAACGGCGCTTTTTCTGCTGTACCCTGAATTTCAATAATGCCGCCGTTTGCGGTCATCACTAAGTTCATATCTGTATCGGCGTCGGAATCTTCGGGGTAGTCTAAATCTAAAACGGGTTCGCCTTGATAAATGCCGACGCTGACAGAGGCAAGCATAGAAATTAACGGGTCAGTTTTGAGTGCACCACTGCGTTGAAGGTGGTTGAGAGCATCGACGACGGCAACGCAGGCACCGGTAATGGACGCTGTACGTGTGCCGCCATCAGCTTGAATAACATCACAGTCAACCACAATGGTAAATTCGCCGAGTGCGTTTAAATCAACCGCAGCACGCAGAGAGCGGCCAATTAAGCGTTGAATTTCAACGGTGCGTCCGCCTTGCTTTCCGCGTGCCGCTTCACGGTTCATGCGCGAGCCTGTAGAACGTGGCAACATGCCATATTCGGCTGTTAACCAGCCTTGCCCGCTACCTTTTAAAAAACGCGGCACGCCTTCGGTGACGCTCGCATTGCATAGCACGCGGGTATCGCCAAACTCGACAAGTACAGACCCTTCGGCGTGTTTAGTGAAATTGCGTGTGATTTTTATGGGGCGAAGTTGGTCTGGGCTGCGGCCGCTAGGTCTTTGCATGATGGTTGTCTCGTGTAGTAATAACTGGCCCGTAGCCTGACGGCTTTGGGTGGTGTGCAGCATTATGCCAGCCGCAAGAGCATAGCCCAAGCCTATGCTAAAATGCGGCTAGAATTTGTTCGTTAGCTGGCACCGTTAGCGTGTTAGTACACATCACAATATTTGGAGATTGAATATGACCCACAGCATGACGGGTTTTGCACGTGTCGAGGAAGAGTTTTCGTGGGGGCGCTTAAGTTGTGAAATTCGCAGCGTAAACCACCGTTATCTAGAGCCTTCAATTCGCATGCCCGATAGCTTACGTGTTGCAGAAGGAAGTTTTCGCGAGCAACTAAAAAAATCGCTCAGCCGAGGCAAAGTGGAAGTATCTTTCTTTTTAAAACAAGAAAATAACGACAGCGCGCAAATTAATCCTGAAGCCCTCAATGGTTTGGTGCAATTATTAAGCGCGGTAAGTGCTAAAGTCCCAAACCCTGCGCCGGTTAACCCGCTGGAAGCTTTGCGCTGGCCTGGGGTGTTGCAAGCCAACGAGTTAGATGCCGATACTTTGGTTGCGGCTGCTAATACAATGCTACAAAAAACCTTAACCGATTTGCAAAAAAGCCGTGCTCGCGAAGGCGAAGGTTTGGCGCAACACATTCAAGATAGGTTAAGCGCAATTAGCCAACACGTAGCAACGCTACGCTCAGAACTCCCAGCGTTAACGGCTGCCCAACAAGATAAACTCAGCCAAAAAATCGAAGCCCTACAAGTGGATGTAGACCAAGACCGGCTAGCGCAAGAGCTTGTGATTATTGCACAAAAATCCGATGTGGCCGAAGAATTAGATCGCTTAGATACTCATATCGTTGAAACTCAGCGCGCGTTAAAACAAACAGGCCCAATAGGGCGGCGGTTAGACTTTCTAATGCAAGAATTTAATCGCGAAGCGAATACACTTAGCAGTAAAGCCATAGCCAGCGGCGTAACGCAAATTGCGGTGGAATTAAAAGTGTTGGTGGAGCAAATGCGCGAGCAGGTGCAGAATATTGAGTAGTTTTTATCCAGTTACCAATGCTTGATAAGGGGTACACATATTATCGTAATTTTTTTTTCAAATAAGTTTTTTGTTCTAATTAACTAAAGTTGGATACTTTCTTAGGCTGTTTTAGTTGACTAGAGCAGTGGCGACAGGACTGGTTTTTCCGAAGCGGCCTAAAGGTGTTTTGAAGTATTTCGATCCTTATTTAAGTTTGTGAAATAAAAACGTATACCGGCTAATACGGAGTAATGGACTAATAGAGTGGCCTTTGATTTTATATGGCACTGCCCGTGTTAGATTCGGCCTATCTCGAGTCAAAAAGCTAGCCCTCGACTCCAGCTTTAAAAGCATTGATCAGCGCTTCGTTGCGCGGATATTGATGTGTGTTTCGGCCGCCCATTTCACTAATTAAGGTTTCTACTTGTAGTTTGGTATTTTGGTTGTTCAATAGCTTGAAAATGGTTTTTGCGGTGTTTGATTCGGCAATTGTTTTTGTTGTTATTCCCAACTGATGCGCCCCTGCCAAGGTTTTATCCCAGCCGTAGTGTGCCATTAGGCCTTGATCGTCGTATAGCTGGCTGGATATGGCCGGGATCGTTTCATAGGTGGTGAGTACGTAGGCTATATCTATGGCGTCTTTTTTTCGTTTGTCTGCCGTTCTATCTGTCCATGATATTAATTTTAAAAGCATCATCCCTACGGGCGAGGCAACTAGTACTTCAACTCTCGGCTCGCCGCTTAACCGAACGTTGTTTGCATTTTCAAAAGCCTCTTGAAAGCCAAGCACGTTCATCTCGGTATCCCCAGAGGGTGGCCACTGAATATTAGTATTTTTGTCCGCTATACCTCCAAAAGGAACTATGTCAATTGGCCAATTATTGGAGGCAATTAAGCGGTGAGCTGTTTTGGTTTCAGTAAAACCATAGGTAATCAGTTCTTTTTTCAATATTTCAAACGTGCCCCATGTCGGAACCTGAAGTGCAAAATCGATATCTTTGGTTGCTCTTTGTGCTGGGGCGCCATACCCATGGTGTAAAACCAAGTCACGCGCGAATGCGCCAACCACAAGATAAGGTATTTTAAATCTCGTCGCACAGTTGTCTACTTTTTCGATAATATCAACTAGGCTCGGCTCAATTTTCCCCGATAAGTTCAGCAATGGCTGTGTCATATATTATCCTTGCGGTTTCTAAATTGCGACTATCCTGTGAGGCTATTAAGTCAGCATAAATTAGTATTGGATTGACGGTATGCTTTTCATTATTCAGTATATGCAGATTTTTATTTTTGTGTTTGGTGGGCCAAAATGGTCTGTAGATTTTCACTAACCCCTCACTCTTATCTTCGGAGCTTAAGGCTTTGCGTAATCTTCCGTTGATAAAAAGCTCATTCCCTGATTCTTCAGGCAGATAGATGGTCGCTACTTGTGGTCGTAGGCAATCTGTATATTTTGCGGCTGCAATTTCTTCGCCCCAGTAAGCATCGTAATTTTCGATGTTTACTTTTTTCCACCAATTGGGATCTTGGCTTACAAATTCACCAACTACCAATTTTGGTTTTAGTTTTTCAGGATAAGCCTCTACCCAGCGATCTAAGAGCTTTTTTCGGTTAATCAGCCCATGCCATCTCAAGTCATCGCTGTTTAGCAGGTAGCCAGAATCTCTCAAATCATTTAGTAGTGTTCCTATAGCTCCTAATGCCACGCCTGTTGTTTCTGATATTTCTCGATAACTCGAGTTAATTAAGGTGTCATCGCATAATAATCCATAAACCAGCTTGAGCCCGCTGAGATTAAAAGCCTTATTCTTTTTTTGGCTATTTTCTAGTTTAGCTTTTTGGCCTTTAATGCTCACAAATATTGGCGGTAAGTTGATATAGGCGTTACCACAGCTATCAATATACTGAACGTCGCTTTCTTTCAATTTCTCGGCGATATTCGGATTGATATAATCGGCTATGAGTATCCCTTGTGGTGTTAGTGATTTGACTTGGTTGATAATACCCCCAAGATTAGGTGGCCGGATGTTACGCTTTACTTCAACTGCCATAATATGTTCAGTTGCAATCAAATAGGTATCGGCGCGGCGACTTTCTGGATAATTACTTATTAAGTTTGCGTCCGCTGTAAAATCTAAGCCTGTTTCTTTTTTCAAGGCTAGCAAGGCTTGGTCTAAGATAGCTGTTTCTTCTGGATTGAGCACTATGTACGCCTCCTAACGATCAGTTGTTCATGATAGTAGCATGTTCATGTTACGTGAACATAGGTTTTTGTTGAACGTAAGGCTCATTTCTTAGACGGAATGACTTGTGAAAACAGACTTTCAGGCGCCCTGAGAGGCCTACATTGGCTGGCGTGTGGCTAATACGATCAAATGTTGTGCCCTTAGCGATACCTTCTAATGATTTTCGTTCAATATAATTCGGTGTTCATGAAACGTGAACGGGGTTTTATACTGAACGGACGGCTTTTTTGAGTTTGGCGGCGGCAAACAATTTGTTGCCAGATGTTTTAGGCAAGTAGAGTATTGCCGCGCCGACTTCGCCG
Protein-coding regions in this window:
- a CDS encoding acetolactate synthase 3 large subunit; translation: MEQLSGGDMLLRALADEGVECIFGYPGGAALHIYDAIFRQQLVRHVLVRHEQAATHAADAYSRSTGRTGVALVTSGPGATNAITGIATAYMDSIPMVVISGQVVSEKIGEDAFQETDMVGISRPIVKHSFLVKDAAKIPEIIKKAFYLASTGRPGPVVVDIPKDMTAPDKLFDYAYPEKVRMRSYNPATRGHAGQIKKAMQLMLAAKRPIIYAGGGVVQGNGSAQLTSLAQELNVPVTNTLMGLGAYPGNDKQFLGMLGMHGTVEANFAMHNADVIFAIGARFDDRVTNSPDKFCPDAKIVHVDIDPASISKTVQADVPIVGPVDSVLNDMLQVLAELDEAIDPDALAAWWSSINDWREKHGINTKPRYDTSGEAIMPQEVVSALYEVTEGEAYVTTDVGQHQMFAAQYYPFKYPRRWITSGGLGTMGFGLPAAMGVQYAFPDAAVACITGEGSIQMCIQELSACTQYHLPVKIICINNQSLGMVKQWQDMQYSGRHSESLYEDSLPDFIKLAEAYGHVGVRITKREELKEKLAEVFAMKDRTVFVDIMVDPKEHVYPMLIPAGGSVGANGSMRDMLLSKTERT
- the ilvN gene encoding acetolactate synthase small subunit, with the translated sequence MKRIISVLVENEPGALSRVVGLFSQRGYNIETLTVAPTEDETLSRLTLTTIGDDHIIEQITKHLNKLVDVVKLVDLTEGAHIERELMLIKVRATGAQRAEVKRCVDIFRGQIVDVTASVYTIQIVGNSEKLDAFFQAVGEASILEVVRSGVTGIARGEKVLSL
- a CDS encoding fatty acid cis/trans isomerase produces the protein MSKRVKVFVVTLLLSGCASFGVSKYAQMYGLAKPVNRVVAQTKPDEVDYWRDIKPILDNRCVVCHACYDAPCQLKLTAIEGIERGASHDSVYHLSRPFPAEPSRLFIDAQSVEQWRNKNFFPVLNEHEQTVMANVNAGVMYQTLSLKQKNPLPATTQLPDSFTLGTARKNHCPKIEDFEKYADNNPLWGMPYGLPAIAPSENKLLMAWLAQGATYTARTEISKNIERKVLKWERFFNQTSLKTQLMSRYLYEHLFLASLYFEDDADSNAQFFNVVRSRTPPGEAIDIIATRRPYDAPGVEKFYYRLMPVLETPVLKTHMPYALSYSRMEKWKAWFLKEQYSVDKLPSYLPEEAGNPFLTFAAIPSKSRYRFLLDEAKFTIGNFIKGPVCRGQVAVNVIRDHFWVVFVDPDVSEIKGYDSFLAENYQDFKMPNTEGNVYLPMTTWGKYADKQLAYLEKRDQFLSEIAPELVKRDMKLIWDGDGQNPNAGLTIYRHFDNASVENGLLGGQPKTAWLIGYGLLERIYYLLAAGYDVYGNVGHQFISRVYMDFLRMEGETNFLYFLPQEARIKEREDWYQGAEARAHRYLRFPSLEELNTSVIPYQTTDPKAELLRQIEARVKPAIDSGSTLLVTNVDSGPLVGLKEWRGEAIAILPEFSIVEVKSSGGSEYYSILKNSGHKNVSSMFNEEANLSPSENSLSVLKGIAGSYPNAFYRVDVDVLDKFSLQLSRVRSELDYKILKDQFGVRRTSKGFWAYSDRLHANYKARAPIDAAILDFNRLENR
- a CDS encoding alpha/beta hydrolase, producing the protein MQFTLVGVACSACALFGGLSSRSVEQVVYYVTTRAVALEPDNKEYYGSLRGSLEVGAVSVRLPPDDNPNSFAKTFNYNWADSLFLSKNKIPKINLPKSEKLEWVAPLTKEGLFEKINQAMVHQTEKRLLVYIHGFKRSFGKNVESGARLAYETAYPGPTVVFSWPSTNSISGYTADRGNAEWSTPYLTRTLLALHQKFPYYKIDLVAHSMGNRVLVDALLEFQELQPLATIWPFSQVVLLAPDIDRSIFIENYAAKLAALNSKLTIYVSAEDFPLMASGSFNAYPRLGDARSGVPIAEGIETIDVSHAITMASGHAYYRKSHEVSHDLYLLLNKNLPASERETLKKAVNEQGEYWDLLAEPAIGAQ
- the rph gene encoding ribonuclease PH, with protein sequence MQRPSGRSPDQLRPIKITRNFTKHAEGSVLVEFGDTRVLCNASVTEGVPRFLKGSGQGWLTAEYGMLPRSTGSRMNREAARGKQGGRTVEIQRLIGRSLRAAVDLNALGEFTIVVDCDVIQADGGTRTASITGACVAVVDALNHLQRSGALKTDPLISMLASVSVGIYQGEPVLDLDYPEDSDADTDMNLVMTANGGIIEIQGTAEKAPFTEDEFQAMLALGKKGINDLIALQRDALAQ
- a CDS encoding YicC/YloC family endoribonuclease, producing MTHSMTGFARVEEEFSWGRLSCEIRSVNHRYLEPSIRMPDSLRVAEGSFREQLKKSLSRGKVEVSFFLKQENNDSAQINPEALNGLVQLLSAVSAKVPNPAPVNPLEALRWPGVLQANELDADTLVAAANTMLQKTLTDLQKSRAREGEGLAQHIQDRLSAISQHVATLRSELPALTAAQQDKLSQKIEALQVDVDQDRLAQELVIIAQKSDVAEELDRLDTHIVETQRALKQTGPIGRRLDFLMQEFNREANTLSSKAIASGVTQIAVELKVLVEQMREQVQNIE
- a CDS encoding nucleotidyl transferase AbiEii/AbiGii toxin family protein — translated: MTQPLLNLSGKIEPSLVDIIEKVDNCATRFKIPYLVVGAFARDLVLHHGYGAPAQRATKDIDFALQVPTWGTFEILKKELITYGFTETKTAHRLIASNNWPIDIVPFGGIADKNTNIQWPPSGDTEMNVLGFQEAFENANNVRLSGEPRVEVLVASPVGMMLLKLISWTDRTADKRKKDAIDIAYVLTTYETIPAISSQLYDDQGLMAHYGWDKTLAGAHQLGITTKTIAESNTAKTIFKLLNNQNTKLQVETLISEMGGRNTHQYPRNEALINAFKAGVEG
- a CDS encoding type IV toxin-antitoxin system AbiEi family antitoxin; the protein is MLNPEETAILDQALLALKKETGLDFTADANLISNYPESRRADTYLIATEHIMAVEVKRNIRPPNLGGIINQVKSLTPQGILIADYINPNIAEKLKESDVQYIDSCGNAYINLPPIFVSIKGQKAKLENSQKKNKAFNLSGLKLVYGLLCDDTLINSSYREISETTGVALGAIGTLLNDLRDSGYLLNSDDLRWHGLINRKKLLDRWVEAYPEKLKPKLVVGEFVSQDPNWWKKVNIENYDAYWGEEIAAAKYTDCLRPQVATIYLPEESGNELFINGRLRKALSSEDKSEGLVKIYRPFWPTKHKNKNLHILNNEKHTVNPILIYADLIASQDSRNLETARIIYDTAIAELIGEN